The following proteins come from a genomic window of Natronosalvus vescus:
- a CDS encoding helix-hairpin-helix domain-containing protein, whose product MGLLQKIQSLLGLDGNDTDSRSTDDRSVGVTVERERGEPTTADAGDLEEPAEPKSIGTAGESTANDEDEHEDVGVGVEGEAEDFDAGADEGQADKTESSAGDADVEDVVTEAESETDADADADESAAAGTSASSSTGSMTDVPDEPAEAVEPAEAAGPTTEDAVPETEKRPDESAGEPVTVIKGIGPAYADRLAEAGIETVADLAAGDADELEGTTDISATRIQGWIDRAKVR is encoded by the coding sequence ATGGGACTCCTGCAGAAAATACAGTCGTTGCTCGGACTCGATGGCAACGACACCGACTCGAGATCGACCGACGATCGATCGGTGGGTGTAACCGTCGAACGCGAGCGAGGCGAGCCGACAACAGCGGACGCTGGCGACCTCGAGGAGCCAGCCGAGCCCAAATCGATCGGAACGGCCGGTGAATCGACCGCAAACGACGAAGACGAACACGAAGACGTGGGTGTGGGTGTGGAGGGTGAAGCCGAGGATTTCGATGCCGGCGCCGACGAGGGCCAGGCCGATAAAACCGAAAGCAGCGCCGGCGACGCTGACGTCGAGGACGTTGTAACCGAAGCCGAGTCTGAGACTGACGCCGACGCCGATGCCGACGAATCGGCCGCGGCTGGCACGTCCGCCTCGAGTTCGACTGGATCGATGACGGACGTTCCGGACGAACCCGCGGAGGCGGTCGAACCGGCCGAAGCAGCAGGGCCAACGACCGAAGACGCCGTCCCGGAAACCGAGAAGCGTCCGGACGAATCCGCGGGCGAACCGGTCACTGTTATCAAGGGTATCGGGCCAGCCTACGCGGATCGCCTCGCCGAGGCGGGCATCGAAACGGTTGCTGACCTCGCCGCTGGCGACGCCGACGAACTCGAGGGGACGACGGAC
- a CDS encoding calcium/sodium antiporter, protein MIDGVTLSVLSLVLGVLSLFAGAELLVKGAGRLALGFGLRAATVGVTVVAFATTAPELFVAMLGALEVSADVGLGTIVGSNIANIGLVLGISALIRPLTISDTVMRRHVPFMLFTALLLPVVAIDGRIGRLEGGFFLVVLAVFSGYLLYYAKTQPAPVSTKVDATKAVSTRDVGFVVGGLLALLVGSRWLVSGGSSLLLAMDVPEFVVGVTVLALGTSLPELAASAVGAARGETGFTIGNVIGSNIYNIVAVLGILAVAVPVTVSPSTLRFELPLVLGFTLLLVGMMGYGRRLTRADGAILVGCYAVFIWLLFT, encoded by the coding sequence ATGATCGACGGCGTAACCCTTTCCGTACTCTCGCTCGTCCTCGGGGTACTGTCGTTGTTCGCTGGTGCCGAATTGCTCGTCAAGGGGGCTGGTCGACTCGCGCTCGGGTTCGGTCTTCGGGCAGCAACCGTCGGTGTCACGGTGGTCGCGTTCGCGACGACGGCCCCCGAACTGTTCGTCGCCATGCTCGGAGCCCTCGAGGTCTCCGCTGACGTCGGGCTCGGCACCATCGTCGGGTCGAACATCGCCAACATCGGTCTCGTTCTCGGCATCTCCGCGTTGATTCGGCCGCTCACGATCAGCGACACCGTCATGCGCCGCCACGTGCCGTTCATGCTGTTTACCGCCCTGCTCCTGCCAGTGGTCGCGATCGACGGCCGGATTGGTCGACTCGAGGGCGGCTTCTTTCTCGTCGTGCTGGCGGTTTTCTCCGGGTATCTCCTCTACTACGCGAAAACACAGCCCGCACCGGTTTCGACGAAGGTCGACGCTACGAAGGCAGTTTCCACCAGAGACGTCGGGTTCGTCGTCGGCGGCCTGCTCGCGCTCCTCGTTGGCTCTCGCTGGCTCGTTTCGGGTGGCTCTTCCCTCTTGCTGGCGATGGACGTCCCCGAGTTCGTCGTCGGGGTGACCGTGCTCGCGCTGGGCACCTCGCTGCCGGAACTCGCCGCCTCGGCCGTGGGGGCCGCCCGCGGGGAAACTGGGTTTACCATCGGGAACGTGATCGGGTCGAACATCTACAACATCGTGGCCGTCCTGGGGATACTCGCCGTCGCCGTCCCGGTCACGGTGTCGCCGTCGACCCTTCGCTTCGAACTCCCACTCGTTCTCGGGTTCACGCTGTTGCTCGTCGGGATGATGGGCTACGGCCGTCGATTGACTCGAGCCGATGGGGCGATCCTCGTCGGCTGTTATGCAGTGTTCATCTGGCTATTGTTCACCTGA
- a CDS encoding GNAT family N-acetyltransferase yields the protein MTNENSTAAPDDLEIRRATLDDQEAVAAMTSDIWSDRGGDYLSRVYPDWLEEPTDDHKRTFLMDAGDAVAGIVQAVMLSDDEAWFQGLRVHSDYRRRGVSQRLNEACFDWAVDRGATVGRLMIFSWNAPALGASRAAGYEPDTEFRWAHPKPDAEAEGPHPVTTAGNVDRAWRYWTASTARDHLRGLALDLEESWALRELTRSDLETLADETVVFTVDRPDGVAGMSYRNRTYERHNDDGDTDLWVEYGVSAWDDIDAARSLFASIARDAASLEADRTRVLIPETVGVVSDASYAGAQISEEPDFVLGVDLSAW from the coding sequence ATGACGAACGAGAACTCCACGGCTGCCCCAGACGACCTCGAGATTCGACGCGCCACGCTCGACGACCAGGAAGCCGTCGCCGCGATGACCAGCGACATCTGGAGCGACCGCGGCGGCGACTACCTATCACGGGTCTACCCGGACTGGCTCGAGGAGCCGACCGACGACCACAAACGGACGTTCCTGATGGACGCGGGGGACGCCGTCGCCGGTATCGTCCAGGCCGTAATGCTCTCGGACGACGAAGCCTGGTTCCAGGGACTGCGCGTCCACAGCGACTACCGTCGCCGGGGCGTCAGCCAGCGGCTCAACGAGGCGTGTTTCGACTGGGCAGTCGATCGGGGGGCGACCGTCGGCCGGCTCATGATCTTCTCCTGGAACGCGCCGGCACTCGGCGCGTCCCGGGCTGCTGGCTACGAACCGGACACGGAGTTCAGGTGGGCACATCCGAAGCCCGACGCGGAGGCAGAAGGGCCACATCCGGTCACAACCGCCGGCAACGTAGACCGGGCCTGGCGGTACTGGACGGCGAGCACCGCTCGAGACCACCTCCGCGGGCTCGCGCTCGACCTCGAGGAATCGTGGGCGCTCAGGGAACTCACTCGATCGGATCTCGAGACCCTGGCCGACGAGACGGTCGTGTTCACCGTCGATCGACCCGACGGCGTCGCCGGAATGAGCTACCGAAACCGCACCTACGAGCGCCACAACGACGACGGCGATACCGACCTGTGGGTCGAGTATGGCGTGTCGGCCTGGGACGACATCGACGCCGCACGGTCGCTGTTCGCTTCCATCGCTCGAGATGCGGCGTCGCTCGAGGCCGACCGGACACGCGTGTTGATCCCCGAAACCGTGGGGGTAGTCAGCGATGCCTCCTACGCCGGGGCCCAAATCTCCGAGGAGCCGGATTTCGTCCTCGGTGTGGATCTCAGCGCCTGGTAA
- a CDS encoding potassium transporter TrkA: MRRAQLALEAVPFGTITAPAVGQFAGSSIVLDVFVRVLGFALLAGGVGLAVTVSYRWYSRESIPEGVAVLSGVALVAIWLNTQTVLQDAIIGDADVLDPSTALFTVGTFAVSAIAADGGRRIGEYVASEAGLTSPTSIDEVGQFVRAAGRVITVDLPAEIEDAAGYDPVDESTRAAIAGRTLVFPRRLTVEELRDRLRKRLESDYGIGYVDLDIDADGTVGRLAVGSTPAGIGPTLAPGSVAIALRGDPAHDATPGDTIEVWSANGDQVRRIGNGELRGTADDVVTLSVDAADASSLETGREYRLVTRPGTADAARALRALLRTTAETVTALSIDAGDSLVGERVESLPGLVLGIDCSSGGDSGSASSVPFPEPDRRLEVGDTCYVLADADAITRLRSRER, encoded by the coding sequence ATGAGACGGGCACAACTCGCACTCGAGGCGGTGCCGTTTGGGACAATCACCGCACCCGCCGTCGGACAGTTCGCCGGCTCAAGTATCGTCCTCGACGTGTTCGTCAGAGTTCTGGGGTTCGCGTTGCTCGCCGGCGGGGTTGGGCTCGCCGTGACGGTGTCTTATCGCTGGTACAGCAGGGAGTCGATACCGGAGGGCGTGGCCGTGTTGTCCGGCGTCGCGCTCGTGGCTATCTGGCTGAACACACAGACGGTGTTACAGGACGCCATCATCGGCGACGCGGACGTGCTCGACCCGTCGACGGCGCTGTTCACCGTGGGTACGTTCGCCGTGAGCGCAATCGCGGCCGACGGCGGGCGACGAATCGGGGAGTACGTCGCCAGCGAGGCGGGACTCACCTCGCCGACCAGTATCGACGAGGTAGGGCAGTTCGTCCGAGCGGCCGGCCGCGTTATCACCGTCGATCTTCCGGCCGAAATCGAGGATGCAGCGGGGTACGACCCGGTCGACGAATCGACGCGAGCAGCCATCGCCGGGCGGACGCTGGTGTTCCCGCGGCGATTGACCGTCGAGGAGCTACGGGATCGACTCCGGAAACGTCTCGAGTCCGACTACGGGATCGGATACGTGGACCTCGACATCGACGCCGACGGAACGGTCGGCCGACTCGCGGTCGGGAGTACCCCCGCCGGGATCGGGCCGACGCTCGCCCCCGGATCGGTCGCCATCGCGCTCCGCGGCGATCCGGCACACGATGCCACGCCGGGGGACACGATCGAGGTCTGGTCGGCTAACGGCGACCAGGTTCGACGGATTGGCAACGGTGAACTGCGGGGAACCGCGGACGACGTCGTCACCCTCTCGGTCGACGCTGCGGACGCGTCGAGTCTCGAGACCGGCCGGGAGTATCGTCTCGTGACCCGTCCAGGAACGGCCGACGCGGCGAGAGCGCTTCGCGCGCTGTTGCGGACGACCGCGGAAACGGTTACGGCGCTCTCGATCGACGCCGGAGATTCGCTGGTTGGCGAGCGCGTCGAATCCCTGCCGGGACTCGTGCTCGGTATCGATTGCTCGAGCGGGGGAGATTCTGGTTCTGCTTCCAGCGTTCCGTTCCCGGAACCGGATCGTCGACTCGAGGTCGGCGACACGTGTTACGTGCTGGCCGACGCCGACGCGATCACCCGACTTCGTTCCCGGGAGCGGTAG
- a CDS encoding sensor histidine kinase: MQRVTSDGDWLTDLGEQLPVSPLSALGLFLAATIGLRIAAENLSSQVILESAFPLVAATAVVLADQYLVATGVGIRDRLSVFAYGLGGFLAAALVTALHLHVLALHGTGVATPLYLTLMSGTVGVAAGTVAGMYEIRQRAAVREARRQSERLEAFASIVSHDLRNPLMVARGRLKETFRTGDPEHLSAVDQSLVRMDELIEDSLSIARNGAQVDDPEPVQLVDLVSEAWSVVETGDASYELESTRTVHADPHRTKRLFENLFRNAVEHGSADVCVGVGALRNGFYVEDDGPGIPPEKRNTVLEQGVSSNPDGSGLGLAIVRAVADAHGWEVTVTESADGGASFEFTGVRSGARF; this comes from the coding sequence GTGCAACGCGTGACGTCCGACGGCGACTGGCTCACGGATCTCGGCGAACAGCTACCGGTATCCCCACTCTCCGCGCTCGGGCTGTTTCTCGCGGCCACCATCGGCTTGCGAATCGCCGCGGAGAACCTCTCGAGTCAGGTGATACTCGAGAGCGCGTTCCCGCTCGTCGCCGCGACGGCTGTCGTCCTCGCCGACCAATATCTGGTCGCCACTGGCGTCGGAATCCGGGATCGACTGTCGGTCTTCGCCTACGGGCTCGGCGGGTTCCTGGCTGCGGCGCTGGTAACGGCGCTGCACCTCCACGTGCTGGCCTTACACGGCACCGGTGTCGCGACGCCGCTGTATCTGACGCTCATGAGCGGCACCGTTGGGGTCGCAGCCGGCACCGTCGCCGGGATGTACGAGATTCGCCAGCGTGCAGCGGTTCGCGAGGCAAGACGGCAGAGCGAGCGCCTGGAAGCGTTTGCAAGCATCGTCTCACACGATCTCAGGAATCCGTTGATGGTCGCCCGCGGACGGCTCAAAGAGACGTTCCGAACGGGCGACCCGGAGCACCTCAGTGCCGTCGATCAGTCACTCGTGCGAATGGACGAACTGATCGAAGATTCCCTCTCGATCGCTCGGAACGGAGCCCAGGTCGACGACCCCGAACCGGTGCAACTGGTCGACCTCGTCTCGGAAGCCTGGTCGGTCGTCGAAACGGGAGACGCGAGCTACGAACTCGAGTCGACTCGAACCGTACACGCCGACCCCCACCGAACGAAACGACTCTTCGAGAACCTGTTTCGAAATGCAGTGGAACACGGCAGTGCAGACGTCTGCGTCGGCGTCGGTGCCCTCCGGAACGGGTTCTACGTCGAGGACGATGGACCGGGTATCCCACCCGAAAAGCGAAACACCGTGCTGGAACAGGGCGTTTCCTCGAACCCCGACGGTTCCGGGCTCGGTCTGGCGATCGTTCGGGCCGTGGCGGACGCCCACGGCTGGGAGGTTACCGTCACCGAGAGCGCCGACGGTGGGGCAAGCTTCGAATTCACCGGCGTCCGGAGCGGCGCACGGTTTTGA
- a CDS encoding shikimate dehydrogenase, with protein MDVFGLLGNPVGHSLSPPMHEAAYAELGLEARYVTFEPAPEALGDAVAGAQALGITGLNVTVPFKRDVLEFVEPDPLAERIGAVNTIEFGGDGPPTGYNTDAIGAVRSLRDHDVSLRGESAVVVGAGGAGRAIAFGLADEGATVTIANRTASKAERLADAIPGATGGGLEILPDVVPRADVLVNATTVGMDEDRSPVPTTALHDNLAVMDAVYSPLETRLLREATTAGATPIDGAWMLLYQGVDALERWTGTEAPVAAMNEALRSHL; from the coding sequence ATGGACGTCTTCGGTCTCCTCGGGAACCCAGTTGGACACTCCCTCTCGCCACCGATGCACGAAGCGGCCTACGCCGAACTCGGACTCGAGGCCCGGTACGTCACCTTCGAACCGGCACCCGAAGCCCTCGGGGATGCGGTCGCAGGTGCCCAGGCACTCGGTATTACCGGCCTCAATGTGACGGTGCCGTTCAAACGGGACGTCCTCGAGTTCGTCGAACCCGACCCGCTCGCCGAGCGCATTGGCGCGGTCAATACGATCGAGTTCGGCGGGGACGGCCCGCCAACCGGATACAACACGGATGCGATTGGGGCGGTTCGATCCCTGCGCGACCACGACGTCTCGCTTCGGGGCGAATCGGCCGTCGTCGTCGGTGCTGGCGGGGCCGGTCGGGCGATCGCGTTCGGTCTCGCCGACGAGGGCGCGACGGTGACGATCGCCAACCGGACGGCCTCGAAAGCCGAGCGGCTCGCCGACGCGATACCGGGGGCGACGGGTGGTGGCCTCGAGATCCTTCCCGACGTCGTCCCCAGAGCCGATGTCCTCGTCAACGCGACTACGGTCGGGATGGACGAGGATCGCTCACCCGTCCCCACAACTGCCCTCCACGACAACCTCGCTGTGATGGATGCGGTGTACAGCCCCCTGGAAACGCGACTGCTCCGTGAGGCGACCACTGCGGGAGCGACACCGATCGACGGCGCGTGGATGTTGCTGTATCAGGGTGTCGACGCACTAGAGCGATGGACGGGAACGGAAGCACCAGTTGCGGCGATGAACGAGGCGCTTCGTTCCCACCTGTAA
- a CDS encoding potassium transporter TrkA, producing MTALPLEILLGIYLGLLTGIVPAFVAGALGFVVRYFTGVTLPGFGVVVLALSIASVQGGLLGLIEPDIAQSPRLLVAVLVVLMLALYAHSQGDTLGATMPRRLSLTALRQRTLSADVVEFVGTVGQVTVRPTGEIQDLEGYPSLSLSLRSSLRSGSWRLPADLPLSELAVRLEDRLRTEHDLADVSVSIDEKGRATIAAAPPLSGLSNRIPDGFRAVSLTTLVPTGLAPSDEVTLEAGDTSIRGTVCSVRSEADDATPVTGSTETPATDGGVDEPTDLPDHTSSLATAGGVGRITVAVPQRKTKPLLAAPRVQCLVHPRATSDAFEAFSLVKRAGQEIRHVTIRSTDGEPLPDPTTHDLTTIAVKRRADDTADRQPEWTFAPSLEQPLEPGDECYLAGRPAALERYLGEER from the coding sequence ATGACGGCGCTTCCGCTCGAGATCCTTCTCGGCATTTACCTCGGATTGCTGACCGGGATCGTGCCTGCGTTCGTCGCCGGTGCACTCGGCTTTGTAGTTCGATACTTTACCGGCGTAACACTCCCGGGGTTCGGTGTCGTCGTCCTGGCGCTCTCTATCGCGAGCGTCCAGGGTGGTTTGCTCGGACTAATCGAACCCGACATTGCGCAGTCCCCGCGACTGCTCGTCGCCGTTCTCGTCGTACTGATGCTCGCCCTCTACGCGCACAGCCAGGGTGACACGCTCGGTGCCACAATGCCGCGACGGCTCTCGCTGACCGCGCTCCGCCAGCGAACGCTCTCGGCCGACGTCGTCGAGTTCGTCGGCACTGTCGGCCAGGTGACCGTTCGACCGACCGGCGAGATCCAGGATCTCGAGGGGTATCCGTCGCTCTCACTCAGTCTCCGATCCTCCCTTCGATCCGGTTCCTGGCGTCTCCCCGCCGATCTCCCATTGTCGGAACTCGCCGTGCGTCTCGAAGATCGCCTGCGAACTGAACACGATCTCGCCGACGTGTCCGTCTCCATCGACGAGAAGGGGCGGGCGACGATCGCCGCCGCCCCACCCTTGAGCGGGCTGTCGAACCGGATCCCCGACGGGTTTCGAGCCGTGTCCCTCACCACGCTCGTTCCAACGGGGTTGGCACCCAGTGACGAAGTGACCCTCGAGGCAGGAGACACGTCGATTCGCGGTACCGTGTGCAGCGTTCGGAGCGAGGCGGACGACGCGACACCCGTAACTGGATCGACGGAAACGCCGGCCACGGACGGCGGCGTCGACGAGCCCACGGATCTACCGGATCACACCAGCAGCCTCGCCACCGCTGGCGGCGTCGGCCGGATTACCGTCGCCGTCCCGCAGAGGAAAACGAAGCCGTTGCTGGCCGCTCCCCGAGTGCAGTGTCTGGTTCATCCCCGCGCGACCAGCGACGCGTTCGAAGCGTTCTCGCTCGTCAAACGCGCTGGCCAGGAAATTCGACACGTGACGATCCGGTCGACGGACGGGGAACCACTCCCGGATCCGACGACACACGATCTGACGACAATCGCCGTCAAACGGCGAGCCGACGACACTGCCGACCGCCAGCCTGAGTGGACGTTTGCGCCGTCGCTCGAGCAGCCCCTCGAGCCCGGCGACGAGTGCTACCTCGCTGGCCGACCGGCTGCTCTCGAGCGGTATCTCGGGGAGGAACGATGA
- a CDS encoding ubiquitin-like small modifier protein 1, whose translation MAIEWKLFADLAEHAGDRTVTVDVGAGDTVGDALEALLADRSALSERVLEDEHGELRSQINVLRNGKDVRSQEQGLETKLEEDDELALFPPVSGGSQT comes from the coding sequence ATGGCTATCGAGTGGAAGCTGTTCGCGGATCTCGCCGAACACGCCGGCGACCGAACCGTCACCGTCGACGTCGGTGCCGGAGACACCGTGGGTGACGCCCTCGAGGCATTGCTCGCGGATCGATCCGCGCTGTCGGAACGGGTACTCGAGGACGAGCACGGAGAACTCCGCTCACAGATCAACGTGCTTCGCAACGGGAAGGACGTCCGCAGTCAGGAGCAGGGATTAGAGACGAAACTCGAGGAGGACGACGAACTTGCGCTGTTTCCACCGGTGAGCGGTGGCTCTCAAACGTAG
- a CDS encoding NAD-binding protein, with protein MVGERITSRLPHNWAWIVTTRSAVVLALAVALLSVGTGIVNIEQPTADFGPLAEYVPAFVTQTVGFTGALTGFLMVGSALALRRGLRAGWYATIILLPITALQGLLQTSIYSIPLVFLSVISLPTLLVTRRKFDKSLELTTTQLAAGGALVGVQAYGTFGSYALREDFDGIEDLLDAFYFTLVTSSTVGYGDIGPESAEAQLFTMSVVVLGVASFGIAIGALVGPAIQARITKTLGKMTDSELELLDNHILVLGYGELTEPIIDELQAANHPFVVITNNREAATTLSEREIPVITANPSDEQPLERGHIERANAVVVATNHDAEDALAVLTARELAEEIRIVAAATDRENTRKLERAGADVVLSPAVLGGNLLVRSALGADESAVLERIFEE; from the coding sequence ATGGTCGGTGAGCGGATCACCAGTCGGCTGCCACACAACTGGGCGTGGATCGTCACTACTCGATCAGCCGTGGTGCTCGCGCTCGCCGTTGCGCTCCTCTCCGTGGGGACGGGGATCGTCAACATAGAGCAACCGACTGCCGACTTCGGCCCACTCGCAGAATACGTTCCGGCGTTCGTCACCCAGACGGTCGGTTTCACCGGGGCGCTCACCGGGTTTCTGATGGTCGGCAGCGCGCTCGCCCTTCGACGCGGACTCCGTGCTGGCTGGTACGCGACCATCATTTTGCTCCCGATTACGGCCCTTCAGGGGCTCTTACAGACGAGCATCTACTCGATTCCGCTCGTCTTTCTCTCCGTGATTTCGCTTCCGACGCTGCTCGTCACGCGCCGGAAGTTCGATAAGTCCCTCGAGCTCACGACCACGCAGTTGGCCGCCGGCGGTGCCCTCGTCGGCGTCCAGGCCTACGGTACTTTTGGCTCGTACGCCCTTCGAGAGGACTTCGACGGGATCGAAGACCTCCTCGATGCGTTCTACTTCACGCTCGTGACCTCGAGTACGGTCGGGTACGGTGACATCGGACCGGAGAGCGCGGAGGCCCAACTGTTCACCATGTCCGTCGTCGTCCTCGGGGTGGCCAGTTTCGGTATCGCTATCGGGGCCCTCGTCGGCCCGGCCATCCAGGCCAGAATCACGAAGACACTCGGAAAAATGACTGACTCAGAACTCGAACTCCTCGACAACCACATTCTCGTCCTCGGCTACGGCGAGTTGACCGAACCGATCATCGACGAACTTCAGGCGGCGAATCACCCGTTCGTCGTGATCACGAACAATCGCGAGGCGGCGACCACCCTCTCCGAACGGGAGATACCGGTCATCACCGCCAATCCGAGCGACGAACAGCCCCTCGAGCGAGGCCACATCGAACGGGCGAACGCCGTGGTCGTGGCGACGAATCACGACGCCGAAGACGCACTGGCCGTGCTCACCGCTCGAGAACTCGCCGAGGAGATTCGTATCGTCGCCGCCGCAACCGACCGGGAGAACACCAGAAAACTCGAGCGTGCAGGTGCCGACGTCGTGTTGAGCCCCGCCGTCCTGGGCGGAAATTTACTCGTGCGTTCCGCACTTGGAGCAGACGAGTCGGCCGTCCTCGAACGCATTTTCGAGGAGTAG